From the Selenomonas sp. oral taxon 920 genome, the window GGCAGCGGCAAGAAATACAAGAAATGTCATGCGGACTTTGACGAGCGCATTGCATCCATTCGATATGATGTCATCAAGGGACAGGTGCGCCCGCCGCGCAAGATCATCAACAATGCGGCGGATATCGAAGGTATCCGGAGAGCTGCGGTCATCAACGATGGGGTGCTCGATCTCATGGATACGCTCGTGCGTCCCGGTGTGGATACGGAGACGCTCGACCGCGCGGCACATGACTACATCGTGGAGCGCGGCGGGATTCCCGCCTGTCTCGGGTTTGAGGGATTCCCGAAGAGCATCTGCACCTCGATCAATAACGTAGTCTGTCACGGCATTCCGTCGAAGACGGATGTGCTGAAGGAGGGTGACATCGTCAACGTTGACTCAACGGTCATCCTCGGAGGCTACTATGCAGATGCCTCGCGCATGTACCTCGTTGGCAAGGTGCCCGCTGCGGCAGAGCGGCTCGTGCGTGTGACGAAGGAGTGCATGGAGCGCGGCATTGCAGCGG encodes:
- the map gene encoding type I methionyl aminopeptidase, producing the protein MNRNDLCWCGSGKKYKKCHADFDERIASIRYDVIKGQVRPPRKIINNAADIEGIRRAAVINDGVLDLMDTLVRPGVDTETLDRAAHDYIVERGGIPACLGFEGFPKSICTSINNVVCHGIPSKTDVLKEGDIVNVDSTVILGGYYADASRMYLVGKVPAAAERLVRVTKECMERGIAAARPWHFLGDVSAACGDWAHANGYSVVTALGGHGVGKDFHMEPFVPHEGEAGTGMLMVPGMVFTVEPMINAGDYDVTVDADDGWTVRTKDRTLSAQWEKTILITETGAEVLSS